The Neofelis nebulosa isolate mNeoNeb1 chromosome X, mNeoNeb1.pri, whole genome shotgun sequence genome has a segment encoding these proteins:
- the ERAS gene encoding GTPase ERas, with product MALPRKPNMFDLGLGTWSLSSQEESQRAQGPPKGVSKQLPEYKAVVVGASGVGKSALTIQLNHQCFVEDHDPTIQDSYWKEVALGHGGCILNVLDTAGQATHRALRDQCVAIGDGVLGVFALDDPSSLAQLQQMRATWGPHHTQPLVLVGNKCDLVTTTGDARAAAAALAKSWGAPFVETSAKTRQGVEEAFTLLIHEIQKVREAMAKEAVAGPGGEKGRHEKAMCRCGCSVA from the coding sequence ATGGCACTGCCAAGAAAGCCTAACATGTTTGATCTGGGCCTGGGCACGTGGAGCCTTAGCTCCCAGGAGGAGAGCCAGAGGGCGCAGGGACCCCCCAAGGGTGTCAGCAAGCAGCTGCCTGAGTACAAGGCGGTAGTGGTGGGCGCGAGTGGCGTGGGCAAGAGTGCGCTCACCATCCAGCTGAACCACCAGTGCTTCGTGGAAGACCACGACCCCACGATCCAGGATTCCTACTGGAAGGAGGTGGCCCTGGGCCACGGGGGCTGCATTCTGAATGTCCTGGACACGGCAGGGCAGGCCACCCATAGGGCCCTGCGTGACCAGTGTGTGGCGATCGGGGATGGTGTGCTGGGGGTCTTCGCCCTGGATGACCCCTCATCTTTAGCCCAGCTGCAGCAGATGCGGGCCACCTGGGGCCCTCACCACACCCAGCCCCTGGTCCTTGTGGGCAACAAGTGTGACCTTGTGACCACCACCGGAGACGCTCGTGCGGCCGCTGCAGCCCTTGCGAAGAGCTGGGGAGCCCCCTTCGTGGAGACCTCAGCCAAGACGCGGCAAGGTGTAGAGGAGGCCTTCACCCTGCTCATCCATGAGATCCAAAAAGTCCGGGAGGCCATGGCAAAAGAGGCCGTGGCAGGGccaggtggggagaagggccGGCACGAGAAGGCCATGTGCCGCTGCGGCTGCTCTGTGGCCTAA
- the PCSK1N gene encoding proSAAS, with protein sequence MAWSPLLGGPRAGGVGLLVLLLLGLLRPPPAFCARPGKELRGLGAASSPMAEAGAPRRFRRAVPRGEGAGAMQELARALAHLLEAERQERARAEAQEAEDQQARVLAQLLRAWSAPRTNDPALGLEDDPDAPAAQLARALLRARLDPAALAAQLVPAPALRPRPPVYDDGPTGPDAEDAGEETPDVDPELLRYLLGRILAGSADPEAVAAPRRLRRAADQDLSPEVPPEGVLGALLRVKRLENPSPQAPVRRLLPP encoded by the exons ATGGCGTGGTCGCCACTGCTCGGCGGGCCGCGGGCCGGGGGCGTCGGCCTTTTGGTGCTGCTGCTGTTGGGCTTACTTCGGCCTCCCCCTGCGTTCTGCGCACGGCCGGGAAAG GAACTCCGCGGCCTGGGCGCAGCCTCGTCGCCCATGGCGGAGGCTGGAGCTCCCCGCCGCTTCCGGCGAGCAGTGCCCCGCGGCGAAGGGGCGGGGGCTATGCAGGAGCTGGCGCGGGCGCTGGCGCACCTGCTGGAGGCCGAAAGGCAGGAGCGAGCGCGGGCAGAGGCGCAGGAGGCCGAGGATCAGCAGGCGCGCGTCCTAGCACAGCTGCTGCGCGCCTGGAGCGCACCCCGCACTAACGACCCCGCGCTGGGCCTGGAGGACGACCCCGACGCGCCCGCCGCGCAGCTAGCCCGCGCCCTGCTCCGCGCCCGTCTGGACCCTGCAGCCCTCGCGGCCCAGCTcgtccctgcccctgctctcagACCCCGGCCCCCAGTCTACGACGACGGCCCCACGGGCCCGGATGCAGAGGACGCCGGCGAGGAGACGCCAGATGTGGACCCGGAGCTGCTGAG GTACTTGCTGGGGCGGATCCTGGCGGGGAGCGCGGACCCCGAGGCTGTGGCTGCCCCGCGCCGCCTCCGCCGCGCCGCGGACCAGGATCTGAGCCCGGAGGTGCCCCCTGAGGGTGTGCTGGGAGCCCTGCTGCGGGTGAAGCGCCTGGAGAACCCTTCGCCCCAGGCGCCGGTGCGCCGCCTCCTGCCCCCCTGA